A genomic segment from Xiphophorus maculatus strain JP 163 A chromosome 6, X_maculatus-5.0-male, whole genome shotgun sequence encodes:
- the leprot gene encoding leptin receptor gene-related protein: MAGIKALVGLSFSGAIGLTFLLLGCALEQYGVYWPLFVLIFYVLSPIPTFISRRLSDDDSSSNACRELAYFLTTGIVVSSFGLPVVLARNSTIQWGACGLVMTGNAVIFLTILGFFVIFGGGDEFSWEQW; this comes from the exons ATGGCTGGGATTAAAG CTCTGGTTGGTCTCTCATTCAGCGGCGCCATCGGACTGACATTTCTTCTTCTGGGCTGCGCACTGGAGCAGTACGG GGTATACTGGCCGCTTTTTGTGCTGATTTTCTACGTGTTGAGTCCCATCCCAACCTTCATATCCAGACGCCTGAGTGACGATGACTCCTCCAGCAACGCATGCAGGGAGCTGGCCTACTTTTTAACGACGGGGATCGTGGTGTCGTCTTTTGGGCTCCCCGTTGTCTTGGCCCGAAACAGTACG ATCCAGTGGGGCGCCTGCGGCCTGGTGATGACGGGAAACGCCGTCATCTTCCTCACCATCCTCGGCTTCTTCGTCATCTTCGGAGGCGGGGACGAGTTCAGCTGGGAGCAGTGGTAG